From Paenibacillus sp. PK3_47, the proteins below share one genomic window:
- a CDS encoding MFS transporter, whose translation MKTALWLYLFLFLAFFDLHAQYPILTPFAMSLGAGPAFIGWMMGMYSLTHLPGNLLAGVLVDRNGSRRYIVFSLTVAGVILLLQAHAQLPWHLLLLRAASGFALAFLSPACMTLLASLSSNPAVQGKYMSGHGIIHTLASVVSPAAGAYIVHQAGYSGTFSTLGWLLIATGVMAFFSVPKHAGSALPAADAPAVPEPQAAAKPLRESLPFTKRYYLLPFFVSCSQGVLFFELPLSQGKDGMVSTGILLSLLSLGALLTLSLLFLNRLSPGIRIAAAVLGMALCFFTLAAFRSIPAGAVLFVLGAAKGVLFPAMASLFISLGSGGRMGRTFSLQSIAMSLGAFAGPVVAGQLRDSISPYFIAFLLLMTALLLLPPKDPQSRTAYLPGWNSPAA comes from the coding sequence GTGAAAACTGCACTGTGGCTGTATCTGTTTTTATTCCTGGCATTTTTTGATCTGCATGCCCAGTATCCTATTCTTACGCCTTTTGCGATGTCACTGGGCGCAGGGCCGGCTTTTATCGGCTGGATGATGGGGATGTATTCCCTGACCCACCTTCCCGGCAATCTGCTGGCAGGGGTACTGGTGGACCGCAACGGCAGCCGGCGCTACATTGTGTTCAGCCTTACCGTGGCAGGGGTCATCCTGCTGCTGCAGGCCCATGCCCAGCTCCCCTGGCACCTGCTGCTGCTGCGCGCAGCCAGCGGATTCGCGCTGGCCTTTCTCTCCCCGGCCTGCATGACACTGCTGGCTTCGCTCTCTTCCAATCCCGCGGTCCAGGGCAAATACATGTCCGGCCACGGCATCATCCACACCCTGGCCTCCGTTGTATCCCCTGCTGCCGGCGCCTATATTGTGCATCAGGCCGGTTACTCCGGCACCTTCAGCACACTCGGCTGGCTGCTGATTGCCACCGGGGTGATGGCCTTCTTCAGTGTTCCGAAGCATGCCGGTTCAGCACTGCCTGCTGCAGATGCCCCCGCTGTGCCTGAGCCGCAGGCCGCTGCCAAACCTTTGCGGGAGAGCCTGCCGTTCACCAAACGGTATTATCTGCTGCCTTTTTTCGTCTCCTGCTCCCAGGGGGTCCTGTTCTTTGAGCTGCCTCTGTCACAGGGCAAGGACGGGATGGTCTCGACCGGCATCCTCCTGTCCCTGTTGAGCCTCGGGGCACTGCTCACCCTCAGCCTGCTCTTTCTGAACCGGCTGTCGCCGGGAATCCGCATTGCCGCAGCAGTGCTGGGCATGGCCCTCTGCTTCTTCACACTTGCGGCTTTCCGCAGCATACCTGCCGGAGCGGTTCTGTTCGTGCTGGGTGCCGCCAAAGGCGTGCTGTTCCCGGCGATGGCCTCACTCTTCATCAGTCTGGGAAGCGGCGGGCGCATGGGCCGGACCTTTTCCCTGCAGTCGATCGCCATGTCTCTCGGCGCCTTTGCCGGTCCGGTGGTCGCAGGACAGCTGCGCGACTCCATTTCCCCTTATTTTATTGCTTTTCTCCTGCTGATGACTGCACTGCTGCTTTTGCCGCCCAAAGACCCGCAGAGCCGCACGGCCTATCTCCCCGGCTGGAACAGCCCTGCAGCCTGA
- a CDS encoding DNA primase — MSITIIVEGKNDRSRLRRLLTPEVDILCTFGTLNTLKLDTLRRKIGDDDVYLYLDNDSSGKKIRGILRDAFPDAVHIYTRRGYAGVEGTPDEYNITQLEKAGLEEYIVYPQPFPFY, encoded by the coding sequence ATGTCCATTACCATCATTGTCGAAGGCAAAAATGACCGCAGCCGCTTGCGGCGTCTGCTGACGCCTGAGGTTGACATTCTTTGCACCTTCGGAACGCTCAATACGCTCAAACTGGATACCCTGCGCCGCAAAATTGGCGATGACGACGTTTATTTATATCTCGATAATGACAGCTCAGGCAAAAAAATCCGCGGTATTCTGCGCGATGCTTTTCCGGATGCCGTTCATATCTATACAAGAAGGGGATATGCCGGAGTGGAAGGCACTCCTGACGAGTATAATATTACCCAGCTCGAAAAAGCAGGACTGGAAGAGTACATTGTCTACCCGCAGCCGTTCCCGTTCTATTAA
- a CDS encoding manganese catalase family protein — protein sequence MFFHIKELQFRAKPEKPDPVYARKLQEVLGGQFGEMSVMMQYLFQGFNCRAEQKYRDMLLDIGTEEIGHVEMLCTMIAQLLDGAPADQVDEAAKDPLIASVLGGMNPQHAIVSGLGAAPTDSNGFPWNSRYIVSSGHLLADFRANLNAESQGLLQVVRLYEQTTDPGVRDMLQFMISRDILHQNQWLAAIEEIEAIDGPIAPASFPRELTVEPATRQFMNFSAGEESSLGAWANGPLPDGTGNFEYVPKPQAMGGVPVLNTPADHQHSVPGTGPYVVNKGKA from the coding sequence ATGTTTTTTCACATCAAAGAACTTCAATTTCGTGCAAAGCCTGAAAAGCCGGACCCGGTCTACGCCAGAAAGCTGCAGGAGGTGCTTGGCGGACAGTTCGGTGAAATGTCGGTAATGATGCAGTATTTGTTCCAGGGCTTCAACTGCCGTGCTGAACAGAAGTACCGCGATATGCTGCTCGACATCGGGACTGAGGAGATTGGTCACGTGGAAATGTTGTGTACCATGATTGCGCAGCTGTTGGACGGGGCGCCTGCAGACCAGGTGGATGAAGCGGCCAAAGACCCGCTTATCGCCTCTGTACTTGGCGGCATGAATCCGCAGCATGCCATTGTATCGGGCCTTGGCGCTGCGCCTACAGACAGCAACGGCTTCCCTTGGAACAGCCGTTACATTGTCTCCAGCGGACATTTGCTGGCTGATTTCCGTGCCAATCTGAACGCGGAATCACAGGGCCTGCTTCAGGTGGTCCGCCTGTATGAACAAACTACAGATCCCGGCGTGCGTGACATGCTGCAGTTCATGATCTCCCGGGATATTCTGCACCAGAACCAGTGGCTGGCTGCGATTGAAGAAATTGAGGCCATCGACGGTCCGATCGCTCCGGCATCCTTCCCGCGTGAGCTGACCGTGGAACCGGCGACACGCCAATTCATGAACTTCTCGGCTGGTGAAGAGAGCAGCCTGGGAGCCTGGGCCAACGGCCCGCTGCCGGATGGTACGGGCAATTTCGAATATGTACCGAAGCCGCAAGCGATGGGCGGCGTTCCGGTGCTGAACACTCCGGCGGATCATCAGCACTCGGTACCGGGTACTGGACCGTATGTGGTGAATAAAGGCAAAGCTTAA
- a CDS encoding DUF2512 family protein, with translation MEKLIVKLLVHGVMITALLVALSNATVGYALLAALGIGIVAYLLGDLVILPKTNNIIATVSDAVLVFLSLWVIREAAEWTLSFGDMLIITLLAGVFEYFFHIWLLRDHDPVRKQRA, from the coding sequence ATGGAAAAGCTGATCGTTAAACTGCTTGTGCACGGTGTTATGATTACAGCTCTTCTGGTGGCGCTGTCAAATGCGACAGTAGGTTACGCATTGCTCGCAGCTCTGGGCATCGGGATTGTAGCTTATCTGCTGGGTGATCTTGTCATTCTCCCGAAAACCAATAACATTATTGCCACTGTATCGGATGCTGTGCTGGTCTTTCTGAGTCTGTGGGTCATCAGAGAGGCCGCGGAGTGGACACTTTCATTCGGCGACATGCTGATTATTACGCTGCTGGCAGGGGTGTTCGAATACTTCTTCCACATCTGGCTGCTTCGTGATCATGATCCGGTCAGAAAACAAAGAGCGTAA
- a CDS encoding glycoside hydrolase family 30 beta sandwich domain-containing protein encodes MRRRKLLLPAAAVAVVLTAAAAVELFGFMYQPGEPDKKPPAPVQVQAWVTTADQSSLLAPGEPFFFTEGSAGGADSGQGDSEPGQSSAELPVISVNPEEEYQTMDGFGASVTGSSAFLINKRMSAAQRDDLLKDLFTQQGIRLTFVRHSIGASDFSVDAEGNPASYTYDDLESGEDYGLERFSVAKDGDVTGLLQRIISVNNYVKVMGTPWTAPPWMKYGEQIFGGWYLNYAEPRVYSAYAQYLARYIKAYEALGIPVYAVTVQNEPEFTTPDYPSMSMGAEEQARFIGDYLGPEFSRNGITTKIVAFDHNWDIAESYVDSVLGNSQANDYTDGTAYHCYAGSPEAMSRVHEAYPDKAIYVTECSGGAWSEDFGGNLGWLMSKLIIGGPRNWAKTVLLWNLALDSEGGPQNGGCRNCRGVVTVDGGEEKGYSRNVEYYALGHASRFVDPGAVRIGSSQNDGIENVAFRNPDHSLVLIALNTWDENRTFKVQWENRMYTFTLPARAAATFKWDTEQD; translated from the coding sequence ATGCGCAGACGGAAGCTGCTGCTGCCGGCCGCCGCTGTCGCAGTCGTGCTGACAGCGGCGGCCGCAGTAGAACTGTTCGGATTCATGTATCAGCCGGGAGAGCCTGATAAGAAGCCCCCGGCCCCGGTACAAGTGCAGGCTTGGGTGACCACAGCGGACCAGTCCAGCCTGCTTGCTCCCGGGGAGCCGTTCTTTTTTACGGAAGGGTCTGCCGGCGGTGCTGATTCGGGGCAAGGAGACAGTGAGCCGGGACAGTCCTCTGCTGAGCTGCCTGTAATTTCGGTGAATCCGGAAGAGGAGTATCAGACAATGGACGGCTTTGGCGCATCTGTTACCGGCTCCTCCGCGTTTCTGATCAATAAGCGGATGTCCGCTGCACAGCGTGATGACCTCTTGAAGGACCTGTTTACACAGCAGGGGATACGCCTGACGTTTGTCCGCCACTCTATCGGCGCTTCTGACTTTTCGGTGGACGCCGAAGGCAATCCTGCGAGCTACACCTATGATGATTTAGAGTCCGGGGAGGATTACGGGCTGGAGCGGTTTTCCGTCGCCAAAGACGGGGATGTGACAGGACTGCTTCAGCGTATTATTAGCGTGAACAATTACGTTAAAGTGATGGGGACGCCCTGGACTGCTCCGCCCTGGATGAAATACGGTGAGCAGATTTTTGGCGGGTGGTATTTGAACTATGCCGAGCCGCGCGTATATTCCGCTTATGCACAGTATTTGGCACGCTATATTAAAGCCTATGAGGCCTTGGGAATTCCCGTTTATGCGGTGACCGTGCAGAACGAACCGGAATTTACGACACCGGACTACCCCAGTATGAGCATGGGAGCGGAGGAACAGGCCAGGTTCATCGGAGATTACCTTGGACCGGAGTTCAGCAGAAACGGAATCACCACTAAAATTGTGGCATTCGACCATAATTGGGATATCGCAGAAAGCTATGTCGATAGTGTGCTGGGGAATTCACAGGCCAATGACTACACTGACGGTACGGCCTATCATTGTTATGCGGGCTCGCCTGAAGCGATGAGCAGGGTGCACGAAGCTTATCCCGATAAAGCTATTTATGTAACGGAATGCAGCGGAGGCGCATGGAGCGAGGATTTCGGCGGCAATTTGGGCTGGCTGATGTCAAAGCTGATCATCGGCGGGCCGCGCAACTGGGCGAAGACCGTCCTGCTGTGGAATCTTGCCCTTGACTCTGAAGGAGGGCCGCAGAACGGGGGATGCCGGAATTGCCGCGGGGTCGTAACAGTAGACGGCGGAGAGGAGAAAGGCTATTCCCGGAATGTGGAGTATTATGCTCTGGGACATGCCAGCAGGTTCGTCGATCCCGGTGCAGTCCGGATCGGCTCGTCGCAGAATGACGGGATCGAGAATGTTGCCTTCCGTAATCCCGATCATTCGCTCGTACTGATCGCACTGAATACCTGGGATGAGAACCGGACGTTCAAGGTGCAGTGGGAAAATCGCATGTATACCTTCACACTCCCGGCCCGTGCGGCCGCAACCTTCAAATGGGATACAGAGCAGGATTAA
- a CDS encoding glycoside hydrolase family 3 C-terminal domain-containing protein, with protein MKISLKFHAVIAAVTLSISILAPLQMAGAYAASPWLDSSRSPEERTKLLLQQMTTEEKVDFVTGNVNNFYGFYNDSLERLGIPALTMADGPTGVRIANPDIQNKKSTAFPTPIALAATWDTKAAALYGDLVGEEAFNTTHNVLLGPGLDIARLPWGSRNFESLGEDPLLQSKLGVAYVNGVQSHPVMATAKHYLLNNQETDRFTVDSVASERAIMEIYSRPFAAAIQEADLASAMCSFNKINGTSACESEYALTDVLRDKLNFQGFVMSDYGANLSTTKSALAGLDLETPGEPYGKWGDQLLTAVQNGEVSEEQLDLMAGRTLTQMFDKGLFDSKPVNVQIPAEEHGKAALDIAEDSLVLLQNKNKALPLNEDKLKSIAVIGPDADKYATVGGSSLVTPTYTVSPLDAINERAGKGIKVSYAPGTDPVSTGDIVNGPSAIPSTVLTPAGGGEGSGLTGEYWPNNKMEGEPTLTRTDGQVNMNLGFYNFDGLNGQSSKLPQTPGNLNSMMSARWNGYLTAPKTGKYNLSLTSVGSGKLYLDGKLLIDSDGTTLKTEKAAVTLTKGERHEVKIEYKTYYKEGASTDFGGTVRFGWEPPAGAVETKMQEAVNLAKKSDVAVVVVRTYESEGYFDRSDLDLPNNQDRLISEVAAANPNTVVVSMSGRAVEMDGWQNKVKSIVQAWYTGQEQGNAIARVLFGDVNPSGKLPVTFPVDEGSTPVSSPEQFPGVNGKSEYSEGVMVGYRGYEQSGIKPAFAFGHGLSYTTFDYRNVHANVSGKGTGRKMTVSLNLRNTGKVTGAEVVQVYVGQLPTKVETAPKQLAGWAKVELKPGKQQRVQIELDSKALSYWDEKSDKWVMPSGNVPVYVGSSSDDIRLKTSLTIK; from the coding sequence ATGAAAATATCGCTCAAGTTTCATGCGGTAATTGCCGCCGTTACGCTCAGCATATCCATACTCGCGCCTCTGCAGATGGCCGGAGCGTATGCTGCCAGCCCGTGGCTGGACTCATCGCGTTCTCCGGAAGAACGTACGAAATTGCTGCTGCAGCAAATGACCACTGAAGAAAAAGTTGATTTTGTTACAGGGAATGTAAATAATTTTTATGGCTTCTATAATGATTCACTGGAGCGGCTGGGGATTCCCGCACTAACGATGGCCGACGGGCCGACAGGCGTGCGTATTGCCAATCCTGATATCCAAAACAAGAAATCCACCGCATTCCCGACACCGATCGCCCTTGCCGCAACTTGGGACACCAAGGCAGCAGCCCTATACGGTGACCTGGTCGGAGAAGAAGCGTTCAATACAACACATAATGTCCTTCTGGGACCGGGGCTCGACATCGCCCGGCTGCCATGGGGCTCGCGTAACTTCGAATCGCTCGGGGAAGATCCGCTGCTGCAGTCCAAGCTGGGAGTGGCTTATGTAAATGGTGTGCAGAGCCACCCGGTCATGGCGACAGCCAAGCACTATCTGCTTAACAACCAGGAGACGGACCGCTTTACCGTGGATTCCGTGGCCAGCGAACGTGCCATAATGGAGATTTACTCCAGACCGTTCGCTGCGGCTATCCAGGAGGCGGACCTTGCTTCGGCCATGTGCTCTTTTAACAAGATCAACGGTACTTCTGCCTGTGAGAGTGAGTATGCATTGACTGATGTCCTGAGGGATAAACTGAACTTCCAGGGCTTTGTCATGAGTGACTACGGCGCTAATCTCAGCACCACGAAATCGGCGCTGGCCGGCCTCGATCTGGAGACACCGGGCGAGCCGTACGGTAAATGGGGAGATCAGCTGTTGACCGCCGTGCAGAACGGTGAGGTCAGCGAAGAGCAGCTTGATCTTATGGCCGGAAGAACTTTGACACAAATGTTCGACAAAGGCTTGTTTGACAGCAAACCGGTTAATGTCCAGATTCCGGCGGAAGAGCACGGAAAGGCGGCGCTTGATATTGCCGAGGACAGTCTCGTGCTGCTGCAGAACAAGAACAAAGCTTTGCCTTTGAATGAGGACAAGCTGAAGTCGATTGCCGTCATCGGTCCTGATGCTGACAAGTATGCTACGGTCGGAGGAAGCTCGCTTGTTACTCCAACGTACACGGTCAGTCCGCTGGATGCCATTAACGAACGTGCAGGCAAAGGAATTAAGGTCAGCTATGCGCCGGGTACGGATCCGGTATCGACCGGCGATATCGTCAACGGTCCTTCCGCAATTCCGTCAACGGTTCTGACTCCTGCTGGGGGCGGTGAAGGTTCCGGTCTTACCGGTGAATACTGGCCTAACAACAAGATGGAAGGCGAGCCTACACTTACCCGGACGGACGGCCAGGTGAATATGAATCTTGGCTTCTATAACTTTGACGGATTGAACGGACAGTCCTCCAAGCTGCCGCAGACGCCGGGTAATCTGAACAGCATGATGTCTGCGCGCTGGAACGGTTACCTGACTGCTCCAAAGACAGGCAAGTACAATCTTAGCCTGACCAGTGTCGGCAGCGGCAAGCTGTATCTGGACGGCAAGCTGCTGATCGACAGCGACGGAACGACATTGAAGACCGAAAAAGCGGCTGTAACCCTGACTAAAGGGGAACGCCATGAGGTTAAAATTGAATACAAAACGTACTACAAGGAAGGTGCATCCACCGACTTCGGCGGTACGGTCCGGTTTGGCTGGGAGCCGCCGGCGGGTGCCGTTGAAACGAAGATGCAGGAAGCCGTTAATCTGGCCAAAAAATCGGATGTTGCCGTTGTAGTTGTACGTACCTATGAGAGCGAGGGCTACTTCGACCGTTCGGATCTCGATCTGCCCAACAATCAGGACCGTCTGATCTCCGAGGTGGCCGCTGCCAACCCTAATACAGTTGTGGTGTCCATGAGCGGAAGAGCGGTCGAAATGGACGGATGGCAGAATAAGGTGAAGTCGATTGTTCAGGCCTGGTACACTGGACAGGAGCAGGGTAACGCCATTGCACGGGTGCTGTTCGGAGATGTGAACCCGTCCGGCAAGCTGCCGGTCACGTTCCCGGTTGATGAAGGCAGTACGCCGGTATCGTCACCTGAGCAGTTCCCGGGAGTGAACGGCAAGTCCGAGTACAGTGAAGGCGTTATGGTTGGCTACCGCGGTTACGAGCAATCCGGAATCAAGCCGGCGTTTGCTTTTGGACACGGCTTGTCTTACACAACCTTTGACTACCGCAATGTGCATGCGAACGTAAGCGGCAAAGGTACTGGCCGCAAAATGACGGTATCCCTGAATTTGCGGAATACCGGAAAAGTCACGGGGGCTGAGGTAGTCCAGGTGTATGTAGGTCAGCTGCCGACCAAGGTTGAGACTGCACCGAAGCAGCTGGCCGGATGGGCCAAGGTAGAGCTGAAGCCTGGCAAGCAGCAGCGCGTTCAGATTGAGCTGGATTCCAAAGCACTGTCCTATTGGGATGAGAAATCAGACAAGTGGGTAATGCCTTCCGGTAATGTGCCGGTTTATGTCGGCAGCTCCTCGGATGATATCCGTCTGAAGACCAGCTTGACGATTAAATAG
- a CDS encoding SCO family protein, translated as MPVQTLKKYKWTWILLVLALGMAVYLVADSTAFGKEKLPVIGEVQDFSLENVDGEQITLADTQGKARLVYFFFTECPDVCPITTFMLSQTQDLLKQDGSFGKDVEFVSVSFDPENDTREAIKAFADRFQADYNGWYFLRGDQEQVRKLAADSFKVLIAGNNKDNFAHANLIGLVDRDNRLRGLYDAGDTENVTPEFLADTVKDLARE; from the coding sequence ATGCCTGTGCAGACCTTGAAAAAATACAAATGGACCTGGATATTGCTCGTGCTTGCCTTGGGAATGGCTGTTTATCTGGTGGCTGATTCCACGGCTTTCGGCAAAGAAAAACTGCCGGTGATCGGGGAGGTACAGGATTTCTCCCTCGAAAATGTGGACGGTGAGCAGATTACATTAGCTGATACGCAGGGGAAGGCGAGGCTGGTCTATTTCTTTTTCACGGAATGCCCGGACGTTTGCCCTATAACCACCTTTATGCTGTCCCAGACGCAGGATCTGCTGAAACAGGACGGCAGCTTCGGTAAGGACGTGGAGTTTGTGTCGGTCTCCTTTGACCCGGAAAATGACACACGTGAGGCGATCAAGGCATTTGCCGACCGTTTCCAGGCCGATTATAACGGCTGGTACTTTCTGCGCGGGGATCAGGAGCAGGTGAGGAAATTGGCGGCTGATTCTTTTAAAGTGTTGATTGCCGGCAATAACAAGGATAACTTTGCCCATGCCAATCTTATTGGTCTGGTGGACCGTGACAACCGCCTCCGCGGGCTGTATGACGCAGGGGATACGGAGAATGTGACACCGGAGTTTCTGGCGGATACCGTGAAGGATTTAGCACGTGAATAA
- the cyoE gene encoding heme o synthase → MDNQIRYQASSDSAAMSAKSPPEGASWRDFITVTKPGIIRSNLIAAFAGYWVASGWDVQYGKLILTLLGTMLVMASACVFNNYFDRDLDMKMERTRERGLPTGRLKPNTVLLYAIGLGIAGLAVLFAFCGVLAGLFGIVGMFVYVVVYTLWLKRTSTWSTSVGAISGAMPPVIGYVAVTGKVDLGAWLLFAMLFLWQPPHFWALGIRRKEEYRAAGFPLLPVVKGTRRTKFQMIPYVALLLPIPVLMYVYDYAGIFYLVISTALSLAWLYLTLNGFKAKDDDAWAKKNFFFSINYLTVSLIVLVLNTIHG, encoded by the coding sequence GTGGACAATCAAATAAGATATCAAGCTTCTTCTGATTCCGCAGCCATGTCTGCCAAATCGCCCCCGGAAGGCGCCAGCTGGCGCGATTTTATTACGGTCACCAAGCCGGGTATTATCCGCTCCAATCTGATCGCCGCATTTGCAGGATATTGGGTGGCATCAGGCTGGGACGTGCAATACGGCAAACTGATTTTAACGTTGCTCGGCACGATGCTGGTGATGGCCTCGGCATGTGTCTTTAATAACTATTTTGACCGTGACCTGGATATGAAGATGGAAAGAACCCGGGAACGCGGTCTGCCTACCGGAAGACTGAAGCCAAACACGGTGCTGCTGTACGCCATCGGGCTGGGCATAGCCGGTCTGGCCGTGCTGTTTGCTTTTTGCGGAGTGCTTGCAGGGCTGTTCGGCATTGTCGGCATGTTCGTGTATGTAGTAGTGTACACCCTCTGGCTCAAAAGAACATCCACCTGGAGCACCTCGGTAGGAGCGATCTCAGGTGCCATGCCTCCGGTTATCGGCTATGTGGCTGTTACGGGCAAGGTTGATCTCGGTGCCTGGCTGCTGTTCGCCATGCTGTTCCTGTGGCAGCCGCCCCATTTCTGGGCGCTTGGCATCCGCCGCAAGGAAGAGTACAGAGCCGCGGGCTTTCCGCTGCTTCCGGTAGTCAAAGGAACACGGCGCACGAAGTTCCAGATGATTCCTTACGTGGCGCTGCTGCTGCCGATTCCTGTACTGATGTACGTATACGATTATGCCGGTATTTTCTATCTGGTCATTTCAACCGCCCTGTCTCTGGCGTGGCTGTATCTGACCCTGAACGGCTTCAAGGCGAAGGATGACGATGCCTGGGCCAAAAAGAACTTCTTTTTCTCCATTAATTATCTGACAGTCAGTCTGATTGTACTTGTACTGAATACGATTCATGGTTAA
- a CDS encoding metal-dependent hydrolase, translated as MDTATHFVMGLGLAGLSFVDPVVASEPRLAAAVMVATILASQAPDADTALRLKDNALYIRNHRGITHSLPFLLLWPALITLVIGPVFGLTDGTSLSHIALWSFIGVAVHVFSDLFNTYGTQAARPFTEKWIAWNIIHIFDPFIFGSHTAAIILWITGIIPPAPLFVSLYACTVLYYIWRTIVHARITRNIKNKDVHHDAGDRYYVIPTISPTRWNVVKAKTDGSYNVGLLNGGRLEWFKHAVCSTHPAVEHSKSHPDIQAFLYFTSYAVAEVEELPSGYIVRWGDVRYLHRKQFPFVAVLVMDHQYNALNTYVGWLSSEKLDERFAIDPGTVKL; from the coding sequence ATGGATACCGCTACACATTTTGTCATGGGCCTGGGACTCGCCGGTCTGTCCTTCGTTGACCCTGTTGTCGCCTCCGAACCGAGACTGGCCGCGGCTGTAATGGTGGCCACTATTCTGGCTTCACAGGCACCGGATGCCGACACTGCACTGCGCCTCAAGGACAACGCGCTGTATATCCGCAACCACCGGGGCATTACCCATTCACTGCCCTTTTTGCTGCTGTGGCCGGCTTTAATCACACTGGTTATCGGACCGGTATTCGGTTTGACGGACGGGACTTCTCTAAGTCATATTGCACTGTGGAGCTTCATCGGCGTCGCCGTCCACGTGTTCTCCGACCTGTTCAATACGTACGGTACCCAGGCAGCCCGCCCATTCACAGAGAAATGGATTGCCTGGAATATTATCCATATCTTTGATCCGTTTATATTCGGCAGCCACACGGCAGCCATTATACTCTGGATCACCGGGATTATTCCTCCGGCGCCGCTGTTTGTATCACTGTATGCCTGTACTGTGCTTTACTATATATGGCGGACTATTGTGCATGCCCGGATTACCCGGAATATCAAAAACAAGGATGTCCACCATGATGCAGGCGACCGCTATTACGTTATACCTACAATCTCACCGACCCGCTGGAATGTGGTCAAAGCAAAGACGGACGGCAGCTACAATGTCGGCCTGCTGAACGGAGGCCGGCTGGAATGGTTCAAACATGCGGTGTGCTCCACTCACCCCGCGGTTGAGCATTCCAAGTCCCATCCGGATATCCAGGCTTTCCTGTACTTCACTTCTTATGCTGTGGCCGAGGTTGAGGAACTGCCCTCAGGCTATATTGTACGCTGGGGAGATGTGCGTTATTTACACCGCAAGCAATTCCCTTTCGTCGCCGTGCTGGTCATGGACCATCAATACAACGCGCTGAATACCTATGTAGGCTGGCTGAGCAGCGAGAAGCTTGACGAGCGGTTCGCTATCGATCCGGGAACAGTCAAACTTTAA
- the trpS gene encoding tryptophan--tRNA ligase — translation MSKKVLSGIQPSGSLTLGNYIGAIKNFVKLQKEHECFFMVVDLHAITVAQDPAALRENSESVAALYLAAGIDPKIANVYMQSHVTQHAELGWILTTLTAMGELERMTQFKDKSSGKDSVGAGLFVYPSLMAADILVYNADLVPVGEDQKQHLELTRDLAGRFNHRFGDFFTVPEPYIPEVGARIMSLDDAGKKMSKSNPNAGSYIALLDPPDVIRKKISRATTDSGREVVFDPANKPEISNLMSIYAECSGLSLQQIADQYEGQMYGGFKKNLGEVLVATLEPLQQRYQEIRSSGELGNILAEGAERARIVAAQTLAGVKERMGFLPVR, via the coding sequence ATGAGTAAAAAAGTATTGTCAGGCATTCAGCCCAGCGGTTCACTGACACTCGGAAACTATATTGGCGCGATCAAAAATTTCGTGAAGCTGCAGAAGGAGCATGAGTGCTTCTTCATGGTCGTGGATCTGCATGCCATTACGGTTGCCCAGGACCCCGCAGCGCTCCGCGAGAATTCTGAATCTGTAGCTGCACTGTATCTTGCGGCAGGTATCGACCCTAAAATTGCGAACGTCTATATGCAGTCCCATGTAACGCAGCATGCCGAGCTGGGCTGGATTTTGACAACGCTGACTGCAATGGGCGAGCTGGAACGGATGACCCAGTTCAAGGATAAATCTTCCGGAAAAGATTCAGTCGGAGCGGGCCTGTTCGTGTATCCTTCGCTGATGGCTGCCGACATTCTGGTCTACAATGCCGATCTGGTACCGGTTGGTGAAGACCAGAAGCAGCATCTGGAGCTGACCCGTGATCTGGCCGGACGGTTCAATCACCGGTTTGGCGATTTCTTTACCGTACCGGAACCGTACATTCCGGAAGTGGGGGCCCGGATTATGTCCCTGGATGATGCCGGTAAAAAAATGAGCAAAAGCAACCCGAATGCCGGCAGCTATATTGCACTGCTGGATCCGCCGGATGTCATCCGCAAAAAAATCAGCCGGGCAACAACCGACTCGGGCCGTGAAGTGGTGTTCGATCCGGCGAACAAGCCGGAAATCAGCAATCTGATGAGTATTTATGCCGAATGCTCCGGGCTGAGCCTGCAGCAGATTGCCGACCAGTATGAAGGGCAAATGTATGGCGGATTCAAGAAGAACCTTGGTGAGGTTCTTGTAGCGACGCTTGAACCGCTCCAGCAAAGATACCAGGAAATCCGGAGCTCCGGTGAGCTTGGCAATATCCTGGCTGAAGGTGCTGAGCGTGCCCGGATTGTGGCAGCGCAGACGCTTGCCGGTGTTAAGGAGCGGATGGGCTTCCTGCCTGTACGTTAA